From one Papio anubis isolate 15944 chromosome 12, Panubis1.0, whole genome shotgun sequence genomic stretch:
- the MMP26 gene encoding matrix metalloproteinase-26 precursor yields MQLVILRVTIFLPWCFALPVPPATVHKGWDFVKDYFHQFFLTKKESPLLTQETQIQLLQQFHRNGTGRLDMQMHAMLHQPRCGVPDESNTSISPGRCKWNKYTLTYRIINYPHDMKPSTVKDSIYNAVSIWSNVTPLIFQQVQNEDADIKISFWQWAHEDGWPFDGPGGILGHAFLPNSGNPGVVHFDKNEHWSTSNTGYNLFLVATHEIGHSLGLQHSGNQSSIMYPTYWYHDPGTFQLSADDIQRIQHLYGEKCSSDMP; encoded by the exons ATGCAGCTCGTCATCTTAAGAGTTACTATCTTCTTGCCCTGGTGTTTCGCCCTTCCAGTGCCCCCCGCTACAGTCCATAAAGGATGGGACTTTGTTAAG GACTATTTCCATCAATTTTTCCTGACCAAGAAGGAGTCGCCACTCCTTACCCAGGAGACACAAATACAGCTCCTGCAACAATTCCATCGGAATGGGACAGGCCGACTTGATATGCAAATGCATGCCATGCTGCACCAGCCCCGCTGTGGGGTGCCCGATGAGTCCAACACCTCCATCTCACCAGGAAGATGCAAGTGGAATAAGTACACTCTAACTTACAG GATTATCAATTACCCACATGATATGAAGCCATCCACAGTGAAAGACAGTATATATAATGCAGTTTCCATCTGGAGCAATGTGACCCCTTTGATATTCCAGCAAGTGCAGAATGAAGATGCAGACATCAAGATTTCTTTCTGGCAGTGGG CCCATGAAGATGGCTGGCCCTTTGATGGGCCAGGTGGTATCTTAGGTCATGCCTTTTTACCAAATTCTGGAAATCCTGGAGTTGTCCATTTTGACAAGAATGAACATTGGTCAACTTCAAACACTG GATATAATCTGTTCCTGGTTGCAACTCATGAGATTGGGCATTCTTTGGGCCTGCAGCACTCTGGGAATCAGAGCTCCATAATGTACCCCACTTACTGGTATCACGACCCTGGAACCTTCCAGCTCAGTGCCGACGATATCCAAAGGATCCAGCATTTGTATG GAGAGAAATGTTCATCTGACATGCCTTAA
- the LOC116269737 gene encoding olfactory receptor 51A4-like has protein sequence MSFSSLLLNTGMSVLNTSEMEISVFYLVGIPDMEHANIWISLPICLMYTVAILGNCTILFFIKTEPSLHEPMYYFLSMLALSDLGLSLSSLPTMLRIFLFNAPGISPDACIAQEFLIHRFSAMESSILLITSFDRFIAICNPLRYTSILTSARVIQIGLAFSLKNVLLILPFTFTLKHLKYCKKNLLSQSYCLHQDVMKLACSDNKVNIIYGLFVALTGIIDLTFIFMSYMSILKAVLSIASQKERLEVLNTCVSHICAVLIFYAPIISPAVIYRFAKHSFPITRILIVDVFLLVHPLMNPIVYCVKSQQKRNLVLKKLCQKQS, from the coding sequence ATGAGCTTCTCATCTTTGCTCTTAAATACTGGGATGTCCGTTCTCAATACCTCTGAAATGGAAATCTCTGTTTTCTACTTGGTTGGGATCCCCGATATGGAACATGCCAACATTTGGATCTCTCTCCCCATATGTCTCATGTACACTGTTGCTATCCTGGGGAATTGTACCattctatttttcataaaaacagaGCCTTCTTTGCATGAGCCCATGTACTATTTTCTCTCCATGTTGGCTCTCTCTGACCTGGGActatccctctcctctctccctaccATGTTAAGGATTTTCCTGTTCAATGCTCCAGGAATTTCCCCCGATGCCTGTATTGCTCAAGAGTTTCTCATCCATAGATTCTCAGCTATGGAGTCATCTATACTTCTTATAACATCCTTTGATCGCTTTATTGCCATCTGCAACCCCCTGAGATACACTTCCATCCTCACCAGTGCCAGAGTCATTCAAATTGGGCTTGCTTTTTCTCTCAAAAATGTTTTGTTGATCCTCCCATTTACTTTCACTCTAAAACATCTAAAATACTGTAAGAAGAACCTCCTGTCCCAATCCTACTGCCTCCATCAAGATGTCATGAAACTGGCCTGCTCTGACAACAAGGTCAACATCATCTATGGCTTATTTGTGGCTCTCACAGGCATCATAGActtgacatttattttcatgtcctACATGTCGATACTGAAAGCAGTGTTGAGCATAGCATCACAAAAGGAAAGGCTCGAGGTCCTCAATACATGTGTTTCCCACATCTGTGCTGTGCTCATCTTCTATGCGCCCATTATCTCCCCAGCTGTCATCTACCGATTTGCCAAACATAGTTTCCCAATCACTAGGATCCTCATAGTTGATGTTTTTCTGCTTGTGCATCCACTGATGAACCCCATTGTATACTGTGTGAAGAGCCAGCAGAAAAGAAATCTCGTCTTAAAAAAACTGTGCCAGAAGCAAAGCTGA